The following proteins are encoded in a genomic region of Nocardioides conyzicola:
- a CDS encoding ABC transporter ATP-binding protein — protein sequence MIEARALTKRYDEKVAVDDLSFTIRPGVVTGFLGPNGAGKSTTMRMMMGLDRPTSGSVLVNGKPYAQHAAPLNEVGALLEARAVHPGRSARDHLLALALTSGIGRPRVDQVLDMVGLTEVARKRVGEFSLGMGQRLGVAAALLGDPRTLILDEPVNGLDLDGIRWIRALLSRLAGEGRTVFLSSHLMSEMAVTAEHVIVIGKGRLLRDQPMADFIREASVESVRVLSPESARLAEELRRSGATVKGGDRADEALTVGGATSREVGTIAARAGITLWELAPQAGSLEDAYLALTRDSLDYQDADQELAS from the coding sequence GTGATCGAAGCACGTGCCCTGACCAAGAGGTACGACGAGAAGGTCGCGGTCGACGACCTGTCGTTCACGATCAGGCCGGGGGTGGTGACCGGGTTCCTGGGCCCCAACGGCGCCGGCAAGTCGACCACGATGCGGATGATGATGGGACTGGACCGGCCCACGTCGGGGTCGGTGCTGGTCAACGGCAAGCCCTACGCGCAGCACGCGGCTCCCCTCAACGAGGTGGGCGCGCTGCTCGAGGCCCGCGCCGTCCACCCCGGTCGCAGTGCCCGCGACCACCTGCTGGCCCTCGCCCTGACCAGCGGGATCGGTCGGCCGCGGGTGGACCAGGTCCTCGACATGGTCGGGCTGACCGAGGTCGCCCGCAAGCGCGTCGGCGAGTTCTCGCTCGGGATGGGCCAACGACTCGGGGTCGCTGCGGCGCTCCTCGGCGATCCCCGCACCCTCATCCTCGACGAGCCCGTCAACGGCCTGGACCTCGACGGGATCCGGTGGATCCGGGCGCTGCTCAGCCGGCTGGCGGGCGAGGGTCGCACGGTCTTCCTGTCGTCGCACCTGATGAGCGAGATGGCCGTGACCGCGGAGCACGTGATCGTGATCGGCAAGGGCCGCCTGCTGCGCGACCAGCCGATGGCCGACTTCATCCGTGAGGCGTCGGTCGAGTCCGTGCGCGTGCTCAGCCCTGAGTCGGCACGGCTCGCCGAGGAGCTCAGGCGCTCGGGCGCCACGGTCAAGGGTGGCGACCGCGCGGACGAGGCGCTGACGGTCGGAGGGGCCACGAGCCGGGAGGTCGGCACCATCGCCGCCCGGGCCGGCATCACCCTGTGGGAGCTCGCGCCGCAGGCGGGGTCGTTGGAGGACGCCTACCTGGCCCTCACCCGTGACTCCCTCGACTACCAGGACGCCGACCAGGAGCTCGCCTCATGA